Below is a window of Chryseobacterium arthrosphaerae DNA.
GAATTAAAATAAAATTCTATGCAAAAATAAGACTTTATAAATTGCCAGCCTTTACAACTTTTGCAAATCCTCATAGAAAATTTCAGATCGCTGTTATTTACAGAATGAATAGCCTCAATCTGGTGATATGCTGTTTTCTTGGTGGTTAAAACCTATTCTATTCCTGTTAAAGATGAAAGTAAATCTGTAACCAGTAAAACAGCCTTGTTTTAAATCTCCCGACATCTCCGAAGGTTTAAAACAATAGTGAAACACAATTCCCGAGGACTCCGGCTGTTTAAAAGAGAGTTGTTTGGAACGTCCTGGCATCCCGGAAAGTCTCCTGCAGATTGCAGTAATCTTCCCGAGGGCCCGGAAGGGTTATTTTAATGCCGTTTGTAACCCAACGGGTTTCCGAAATGAATTGACAAGAGTATATTTTAGCCTTAAAATTCGTAGCCTACATCTACAAGGTATAATCCGTGGGCTGGTGCTGAAGTTCCGGCAGCGTTACGGTTTTTATCTTCAATGACTTTACGGAGATCTTCAGGTTTCAGTTTTCCTGTACCGATCTCTACCATTGTTCCGACGATAGCCCTCACCATATTCCTGAGGAAACGGTTGGCTGAAACGGTAAACTTCAGTTCAGATCCGTTCTGTTCCCATTCCGCTTTATATATTTTGCAGATATTGGTCTTGTTGTCGGTCTTTAATTTCGCAAAGCTTGTAAAATCTTCATATTCAAACAATATCTTACAGGCCTCATTCATTTTGTCGATATCCAGAGGTCTCTTCCAATGCTGCCATGCCGATTCCTGGGTGAAAGGATTTTTTTCCAGCGAAATATAATATTCGTACATCCTGTAAGTTGCATCAAACCGGGCATGAAAGTCATCCTTTACCGGAAATATTCTTTTGATAGAAATATCCGGCGGAAGAAAGCTGTTCAATCTTCGGGGAAGCTCATCACTCAACTTCTGTTCCGTATCAAAATGGGCAAATATTTTTTTGGCATGTACTCCGGTATCCGTTCTTCCGGCACCGGTTGTTTTAATCTCTTCTCTTAAAATGGTGGAAAGGGCTTTTTCCAGTTCTTCCTGTACAGAAATAGCATCCGGCTGTATCTGGTAGCCGAAATAATTCTTTCCGTTGTAAGAAAATTCAATAAAGTATCTCAATGTATTGTAATAACTCCACAAAAATACTTTAATTTAACGAAATATTTGTTGAAAAGTCTTTGAGAATATTACACCAAATGCTTATGAAAATTCCTATTTTTGCAATCGTATGAAAAGATGGTACCTTTATCCTTTTTCCCTCGGTTATCATTTGGTAACGGGTATCCGGAACACAATGTATGATCTGGGAATTTTTAAGTCGACAAAATTCAAGACCCCGATAATCAATGTCGGTAATCTTTCTGTGGGTGGAAGCGGAAAATCACCGATGGTGATGTATCTTGCCCAGTTTTTATCCAAACATTACAGAACCGGAGTGCTTTCAAGAGGCTACGGAAGACTCACTAAAGGCTATGAAGTCACCAATTATGAAAGCAATTACAAAATGGTGGGCGACGAAGCGATGCAGCTTTTTGAACGTTTCAAAAACCGTTTTGTGATTGCCGTTTCAGAAGAACGTGTGCCCGGTGCCAAAAAAGTGATCGAAGATATGGATCTTGGAGTACTGGTGTTGGATGACGCCATGCAGCACAGAGCCATCAAGGCAGGATTCAATATTCTGATGACCGACTTCAACGATCCGTTTTTCAAAGACTATCTTCTTCCTGCCGGAGACCTCAGAGAATCGAGATCCGGCTACAAAAGAGCAGACATCATTATGGTGAGCAAATGCCCTGATGAACTGACTGAGGAAACGAAAAGATACTATATTTCAAGGATCAGGCCTTCTCATACCCAAAAAGTATTCTTCTCATCCATCGGCTATGATGAAAATGTGTACGGAAAAGATAAAATGCTTCCGGATAACAACCTGAATTATTATGATATTTTACTCATCACGGGAATTGCCAATCCTAAACCGCTTCTGGAACATCTGGCAAAATTCTCGAAAAGAGTCAAGCATTTAAAATTCAGGGACCATCATAATTTCACCGATGATGATATTAAAAAAATCCTTGCGGAATACAAAAAATTAGGAGAATATAAACTGATATTAACCACAGAGAAAGATTACGTTCGTCTGAAAACTTTTGACTATCTTAGAGAAATTGTTTACTACTGGCCTATCAATGTCCTTATTGATAAGAAGGAAGAATTCAATCAAATCATCTTAGATTATGTTAGAAAAAATTAAAGAGACAGCTGATTTTATCAAAAATATTATTCAGGAGACTCCTGATTTTGCTGTTGTTTTAGGATCCGGGCTTGGAAAGCTGCAGAATGAAGTAGATCAGATCCATGTTTTAGAATACAAAGATATTCCTAACTTTCCTCAGACTACGGTTGCAGGGCATACCGGAAAACTCATTTACGGAATGCTGGAAGGTAAAAAAGTACTGATGATGAGCGGCCGCTTCCATTACTATGAAGGCCATTCTATGGAAACCGTAACTTTCCCTGTAAGAGTTTTTCATTTACTGGGCATTAAAAATCTTATTCTATCCAATGCCTGTGGCGGGGTAAATCCAGATTACAGCGTTGCTGATATTGTGATAGTAAAAGATCATATCAACATGATGCCTGAGCATCCACTTCGTGGCAGGAATATTGATGAACTCGGACCACGTTTTGTGGATATGAGTGAGCCTTACAATAAAAAAATGATCGCTGTAGCTGAACAGGCTGCTGCTGAAAATACAGTAAAAATTCACCAGGGTGTTTATGTAGCCCTTCAGGGTCCCACTTTTGAAACCCCGGCTGAATATGGTATGATAAAAGCCATCGGTGGTGACATGGTAGGTATGAGCACCGTTCCTGAAGTGATTGTCGCCAGACATATGGGAATGGATGTATTCTGCATGTCTGTGATTACAGATCTTGGCGGACCTGATATTGCATTTGCCGTTTCTCATGAGGAAGTTCTGAATGCAGCCAACAAAGCTATGCCCAATGTGATTACTGTGGTCAAAGGACTGATTAAAAATTATCAATAGTACCCTTTCATTCTCAAAAGAAATTTTAAAACATTTAAGAATGCATAAGCTTATGCTCACAAAAAAATTGAGCATTAGCGGTCATAGCATTATTCATAAACATCTGCGTTATCTGCACAATCTGCGGGAGATAATTTTTTTTTTGTTTTTAGAATCTTTTTCCTGAATACAACATCCATAGAATTTCTCAATAATATAAATTTTTCCCAATTCATCAAAAATAAAGAGAAGATTGCCGTGCATTGCTTAGTTTTGTGTAAATGAAATTGTAAGAAATGAAAAAGTTGTTATTAATTTTTATGATAGGAATTTTTGGAGCCAGCTATGCCCAGAAAACCCCTACCGTTCTGAAAAAGGGTTTCTCCAAAGAAGCCTTACAGCAGAAACTTGAAGATGAAGACGGAAAAAGCATCACAATCCAGCAGATTCTTGACCAGCATAAAGGAAAAGTATTAGTGATTGATTTCTGGGCCGGATGGTGCAGAGATTGCCTTCAGGCACTTCCAAAAGCTGAGCAACTGGAAAAAAATAACCCTAATGTAGACTTTGTCTTCCTTTCACTGGAAAGATCAAAAGAAGGTTTTGATAAAAGCCTTGTAAGATTCAATATGAAGGACAAAGATAATTACTGGTTTGCTTCAGGCTGGAAAAATGACTTCAACAATTATGTAGACCTGAACTGGATTCCACGGTATATGGTCATAGATCAGAAATCCTCTATTGCCAAATATTATGCAATATCTCCGGAAGACCCTGAAATTCAGCAAACGATTGACAGCCTTTTAAAATAATTTTTTATCACCACATATCAGCACTTAAGTTTTAAGACCTGTCCTGAACAATAAGACATTCCGTTAAAACTTAAGTGCTTATTTATTCACCAGACACCATGACCACAAGAGAAGCCACAACAGAGGATTTACAGACACTTTTAGAATTTGAACAGGGAATTGTTACGGCAGAAAGGCCATTCAATGTTACCCTTATTGACGGGGAAATTCATTATTATGATCTGAACCATTTTATACAGTCTCCGGATGCAACCCTCATTATTGCCGAGGAGAATAACGAAATCATAGGATCGGGATATGCACTGATCAAAAAAGCGGAAAAATATTATTACAAGTTTGAGAAATATGCTTATCTGGGCTTTATGTATGTAAAGCCTGAATACAGAGGAAAAGGGATCAACAAAGTGATTACCGACGAACTGATCAGCTGGGCAAAATCCAGAGATATCTCAGAGATAAGGCTTGATGTCTATGCTGAAAATGAATCTGCTGTAAAAGCTTATGAAAAAGCAGGATTTGAACCGCATCTTCTTACGATGAGACTGAAA
It encodes the following:
- the lpxK gene encoding tetraacyldisaccharide 4'-kinase, coding for MKRWYLYPFSLGYHLVTGIRNTMYDLGIFKSTKFKTPIINVGNLSVGGSGKSPMVMYLAQFLSKHYRTGVLSRGYGRLTKGYEVTNYESNYKMVGDEAMQLFERFKNRFVIAVSEERVPGAKKVIEDMDLGVLVLDDAMQHRAIKAGFNILMTDFNDPFFKDYLLPAGDLRESRSGYKRADIIMVSKCPDELTEETKRYYISRIRPSHTQKVFFSSIGYDENVYGKDKMLPDNNLNYYDILLITGIANPKPLLEHLAKFSKRVKHLKFRDHHNFTDDDIKKILAEYKKLGEYKLILTTEKDYVRLKTFDYLREIVYYWPINVLIDKKEEFNQIILDYVRKN
- a CDS encoding GNAT family N-acetyltransferase; this encodes MTTREATTEDLQTLLEFEQGIVTAERPFNVTLIDGEIHYYDLNHFIQSPDATLIIAEENNEIIGSGYALIKKAEKYYYKFEKYAYLGFMYVKPEYRGKGINKVITDELISWAKSRDISEIRLDVYAENESAVKAYEKAGFEPHLLTMRLKP
- a CDS encoding purine-nucleoside phosphorylase — encoded protein: MLEKIKETADFIKNIIQETPDFAVVLGSGLGKLQNEVDQIHVLEYKDIPNFPQTTVAGHTGKLIYGMLEGKKVLMMSGRFHYYEGHSMETVTFPVRVFHLLGIKNLILSNACGGVNPDYSVADIVIVKDHINMMPEHPLRGRNIDELGPRFVDMSEPYNKKMIAVAEQAAAENTVKIHQGVYVALQGPTFETPAEYGMIKAIGGDMVGMSTVPEVIVARHMGMDVFCMSVITDLGGPDIAFAVSHEEVLNAANKAMPNVITVVKGLIKNYQ
- the truA gene encoding tRNA pseudouridine(38-40) synthase TruA codes for the protein MRYFIEFSYNGKNYFGYQIQPDAISVQEELEKALSTILREEIKTTGAGRTDTGVHAKKIFAHFDTEQKLSDELPRRLNSFLPPDISIKRIFPVKDDFHARFDATYRMYEYYISLEKNPFTQESAWQHWKRPLDIDKMNEACKILFEYEDFTSFAKLKTDNKTNICKIYKAEWEQNGSELKFTVSANRFLRNMVRAIVGTMVEIGTGKLKPEDLRKVIEDKNRNAAGTSAPAHGLYLVDVGYEF
- a CDS encoding TlpA family protein disulfide reductase, whose product is MKKLLLIFMIGIFGASYAQKTPTVLKKGFSKEALQQKLEDEDGKSITIQQILDQHKGKVLVIDFWAGWCRDCLQALPKAEQLEKNNPNVDFVFLSLERSKEGFDKSLVRFNMKDKDNYWFASGWKNDFNNYVDLNWIPRYMVIDQKSSIAKYYAISPEDPEIQQTIDSLLK